A region from the Pithys albifrons albifrons isolate INPA30051 chromosome Z, PitAlb_v1, whole genome shotgun sequence genome encodes:
- the IL11RA gene encoding interleukin-11 receptor subunit alpha — protein MHSSIPGLGRVMVFLAAALASASLTVPEGWEEEGVQYGQLGTDVTLSCAGALPGSPVQWRRAGAVALPEGSAIQQGALVLPSANLASMGTYSCHGEDGGLLHAVSLRLGYLPGVPFVSCRASDYENFSCSWTSSVETFLPTRYITTYRKKSLTGEEKRRNKNGHVGLCLQDPSRPGTCTVHRSEFWSSYRLNITEVNPLGFSYRLLDVTMQAIIKPDPPEGLVVEPIPLAPRRLHVSWKYPSSWPKEPHFQLRFRLQYRPVIHHSWSVVETVNLSEVITDAFTGLEHVVQVSAKDFLDAGNWSEWSAEARATPVRDLATTVSEETTTDARLDSLAEEPSQAPNPEPINRSDPLEKMAVLVSLGIFAFFVLAAVLVITILIWLRVRKHGKDKTKPNFLVAATHLKALPKAQIL, from the exons ATGCATAGTTCCATTCCAGGCCTGGGCAGGGTGATGGTGTTCCTCGCAGCAGCCCTGGCGTCCGCCTCCCTCACTGTCCCTGAGGGCTGGGAAGAGGAAG GTGTGCAATATGGACAGCTGGGGACAGATGTGACCCTGTCGTGCGCTGGTGCCCTTCCTGG ctcacCAGTGCAATGGAGACGGGCAGGTGCTGTAGCACTGCCAGAGGGTTCGGCCATCCAGCAGGGAGCCCTGGTACTGCCAAGTGCCAACTTGGCCTCCATGGGAACATACAGCTGCCATGGCGAGGATGGTGGCCTCCTGCACGCTGTGTCCCTGCGTCTGGGAT ACCTGCCGGGAGTTCCCtttgtgtcctgcagagcaTCTGACTACGAGAATTTCTCTTGCTCCTGGACCTCCAGTGTGGAGACCTTTCTTCCCACCAGATACATCACCACATACAG GAAGAAATCGCTGACAGGTGAAGAGAAGCGGAG GAACAAGAATGGGCATGTGGGACTGTGCCTGCAGGATCCATCCCGTCCCGGCACCTGCACTGTCCACAGGTCAGAGTTCTGGAGCTCCTACCGCCTGAACATCACTGAGGTGAACCCCCTGGGCTTCAGCTACCGCCTCCTTGATGTCACCATGCAGGCCATCA TTAAGCCAGACCCTCCAGAGGGCTTAGTGGTGGAGCCTATCCCCCTGGCTCCACGGCGGCTCCATGTGAGCTGGAAGTACCCCTCCTCCTGGCCCAAGGAACCCCACTTTCAGCTAAGGTTTCGGCTCCAGTACCGGCCTGTCATCCACCATTCCTGGTCAGTG GTAGAGACGGTGAACCTGTCCGAGGTTATCACAGATGCCTTTACTGGGCTGGAGCACGTGGTCCAAGTCAGTGCCAAGGATTTCCTGGATGCAGGGAATTGGAGTGAGTGGAGTGCCGAAGCTCGGGCAACACCAGTCAGAG ACCTGGCCACCACAGTGAGTGAAGAAACCACTACAGATGCCAGACTGGACAGCCTGGCTGAGGAGCCCTCCCAGGCTCCCAACCCTGAGCCCATCA ACCGCAGTGACCCCTTGGAGAAGATGGCTGTCCTGGTGTCCCTCGGGATCTTTGCCTTCTTTGTCCTGGCTGCTGTTCTTGTCATCACCATCCTCATCTG GCTCCGGGTGAGGAAACATGGCAAGGACAAGACCAAACCCAACTTCTTGGTTGCTGCCACACACTTGAAGGCACTACCAA AAGCCCAGATCCTGTAG